In Phyllopteryx taeniolatus isolate TA_2022b chromosome 13, UOR_Ptae_1.2, whole genome shotgun sequence, the following are encoded in one genomic region:
- the LOC133487728 gene encoding uncharacterized protein LOC133487728 isoform X1 — MKLSFYFPKISFIDLCILECASIINTCSRAKRFVTLSPFSSKLRRSPACAQKRMRRGPARVSLESSANVSLHQRFSQVRAEQTMRTNMAAAPKSVLLLVDSTSSFNLQACSVLQVGVPCASPAVATPPTGRASVWTRLGWRQLGYWTFRNKYGWRARCRRAAFRRAGSSGRPARRRPAASATFRKVAPGGTPPGAARLFRRNGPRGRSRDVLTKTELDAELDSYMARSKTRLDAELDQYMSRSKSRLDAQLEEYMALAGQPLPWWD; from the exons ATGAAACTTTCTTTTTACTTTCCCAAAATATCCTTTATTGATTTATGTATTCTGGAATGTGCTTCCATCATAAACACCTGCTCACGAGCAAAACGTTTTGTCACCTTgtctcctttttcttcaaaactGCGAAGGAGCCCCGCATGCGCACAG AAGAGGATGAGACGAGGCCCAGCGCGCGTGAGCCTGGAAAGTTCGGCGAACGTTTCCCTCCACCAGCG CTTCTCTCAGGTGCGGGCTGAGCAAACGATGCGGACCAACATGGCGGCCGCTCCCAAGTCGGTCCTCCTATTGGTGGATTCCACGTCTTCATTCAATCTGCAG GCGTGTAGCGTCTTGCAGGTCGGGGTGCCGTGCGCCTCGCCGGCGGTCGCGACTCCGCCCACCGGGCGTGCGAGCGTGTGGACCCGGCTGGGCTGGAGGCAGCTCGGCTACTGGACCTTCCGGAACAAGTACGGCTGGAGAGCCAGGTGCCGCCGCGCCGCCTTCAGGAGAGCAG GAAGCAGCGGAAGACCGGCTCGGCGACGCCCCGCCGCATCCGCCACGTTCCGGAAAGTAGCTCCGGGCGGAACCCCGCCGGGAGCGGCCCGTCTTTTCCGTCGGAACGGGCCGAGGGGGCGGAGCCGAGACGTGCTCACCAAAACGGAGCTGGACGCAGAACTGGACAGCTACATGGCCCGGTCCAAGACCCGGCTGGACGCCGAATTGgaccagtacatgtccaggtcCAAGAGTCGGCTGGACGCCCAGCTGGAGGAGTACATGGCGCTCGCGGGGCAGCCGCTGCCCTGGTGGGACTGA
- the LOC133487728 gene encoding uncharacterized protein LOC133487728 isoform X2: protein MRRGPARVSLESSANVSLHQRFSQVRAEQTMRTNMAAAPKSVLLLVDSTSSFNLQACSVLQVGVPCASPAVATPPTGRASVWTRLGWRQLGYWTFRNKYGWRARCRRAAFRRAGSSGRPARRRPAASATFRKVAPGGTPPGAARLFRRNGPRGRSRDVLTKTELDAELDSYMARSKTRLDAELDQYMSRSKSRLDAQLEEYMALAGQPLPWWD from the exons ATGAGACGAGGCCCAGCGCGCGTGAGCCTGGAAAGTTCGGCGAACGTTTCCCTCCACCAGCG CTTCTCTCAGGTGCGGGCTGAGCAAACGATGCGGACCAACATGGCGGCCGCTCCCAAGTCGGTCCTCCTATTGGTGGATTCCACGTCTTCATTCAATCTGCAG GCGTGTAGCGTCTTGCAGGTCGGGGTGCCGTGCGCCTCGCCGGCGGTCGCGACTCCGCCCACCGGGCGTGCGAGCGTGTGGACCCGGCTGGGCTGGAGGCAGCTCGGCTACTGGACCTTCCGGAACAAGTACGGCTGGAGAGCCAGGTGCCGCCGCGCCGCCTTCAGGAGAGCAG GAAGCAGCGGAAGACCGGCTCGGCGACGCCCCGCCGCATCCGCCACGTTCCGGAAAGTAGCTCCGGGCGGAACCCCGCCGGGAGCGGCCCGTCTTTTCCGTCGGAACGGGCCGAGGGGGCGGAGCCGAGACGTGCTCACCAAAACGGAGCTGGACGCAGAACTGGACAGCTACATGGCCCGGTCCAAGACCCGGCTGGACGCCGAATTGgaccagtacatgtccaggtcCAAGAGTCGGCTGGACGCCCAGCTGGAGGAGTACATGGCGCTCGCGGGGCAGCCGCTGCCCTGGTGGGACTGA
- the LOC133487727 gene encoding tetraspanin-19-like, producing the protein MKLEVKVDVVKLFLLFLSFVLLALGLGVACCGVWICFDSGSLIGAVSSDELQAVGAGLLLIGSLVMACSLVACLGACWENRILMLICACGVLFLFLCCVSLLLLLLISKGQIQEHADAAVGRMIRRYHGNGTKDRLLDNLQRHGACCGLTDSSDWLQNSFVQMLNTSATRVLPCSCFRSHRPNLESTPWCSPDLNVTHAVAHANRTHTQGCGEQLSDWLHENIVTVVGMDVCLMAAQVLQLALAVELWRILRTTNKMTDADHAQVGHTATRSDDADSAHWVPSRPVDF; encoded by the exons ATGAAGTTGGAGGTGAAAGTTGACGTCGTGAAGCTCTTCTTGCTTTTTCTGAGCTTCGTCCTTCTG GCTCTGGGTTTGGGTGTGGCCTGTTGTGGCGTTTGGATCTGCTTTGACTCAGGAAGCCTCATTGGCGCCGTCTCTTCCG atgAGCTCCAGGCTGTGGGTGCGGGGCTTCTGTTGATTGGCAGCCTGGTGATGGCGTGCAGCCTGGTGGCGTGTTTAGGTGCCTGCTGGGAAAACAGAATTCTAATGCTGATT TGTGCGTGTGGGGTGCTGTTCCTGTTCCTGTGCTGCGTGAGCCTTCTCCTGCTGCTGCTAATCAGCAAAGGTCAG ATTCAGGAGCACGCGGATGCGGCGGTGGGTCGCATGATACgccgttaccatggcaacgggACCAAAGACCGCCTCCTGGACAACCTGCAACGCCAC GGGGCGTGCTGCGGCCTCACGGACTCCTCCGATTGGCTGCAGAATTCCTTCGTCCAGATGCTCAACACGAGCGCGACGCGCGTGCTTCCTTGCTCATGTTTCCGCTCGCATCGACCTAACTTGGAATCGACGCCCTGGTGCTCGCCTGACCTCAACGTCACGCACGCCGTTGCGCACGCCAACCGCACTCACACGCAg GGCTGCGGCGAGCAGCTCAGCGATTGGCTGCACGAGAACATCGTGACCGTCGTGGGTATGGACGTCTGCCTGATGGCGGCGCAG GTCCTGCAGTTGGCGCTGGCCGTGGAACTCTGGAGGATTTTGAGGACGACCAATAAGATGACGGATGCTGACCACGCCCAGGTAGGTCACACAGCCACCCGCAGTGATGATGCTGACTCCGCCCACTGGGTCCCAAGTCGGCCAGTGGACTTTTGA